One segment of Rosa chinensis cultivar Old Blush chromosome 6, RchiOBHm-V2, whole genome shotgun sequence DNA contains the following:
- the LOC112171357 gene encoding monooxygenase 3 codes for MTFDDQKPGTSGLHSDRMSIVEVSVKKDCHFVLVTVAFVTYLEVTGNLNRVAFVASDKKELEKNPAQLKKYILRKLGKVQDEVRAVIENTELDAFISTPVRYRHPWELLWGNISKGGVCVAGDALHPMTPDIGQGGCAALEDGVVLARCLGEALLKNRRQEIRDKDEERKEECKRIEMGLRNYASKRKWRSIDLIITSYVFYLIQEIDGKVMSFLRNKFFSPILPWLLLKKADFDCGKLKSP; via the exons ATGACCTTCGACGACCAGAAGCCTGGAACCTCCGGTCTCCACTCT gacagaatgagtattgttgAAGTTTCTGTTAAGAAGGATTGTCATTTTGTTCTG GTGACAGTGGCTTTTGTGACCTATCTGGAGGTCACCGGAAATCTCaacagagtagcttttgttgctagtgata agaaagagctagagaagaaccctgctCAGTTGAAAAAATATATCTTACGCAAGCTCGGAAAGGTACAAGATGAAGTAAGGGCTGTTATAGAAAACACTGAATTGGATGCTTTTATATCCACTCCAGTGAGATATAGGCACCCTTGGGAACTGCTTTGGGGAAATATTAGCAAAGGTGGTGTATGTGTTGCTGGAGACGCACTCCACCCCATGACCCCAGACATCGGCCAAGGTGGCTGTGCTGCATTAGAAGACGGTGTTGTATTAGCAAGATGTCTCGGTGAGGCTTTGTTGAAGAACCGGAGGCAAGAAATTAGAGATAAAGATGAAGAACGAAAAGAGGAATGTAAGAGGATTGAAATGGGGTTGAGGAATTATGCCAGTAAGAGGAAATGGAGAAGCATTGATCTGATTATTACATCTTATGTGTTTTATTTAATACAGGAGATTGATGGAAAAGTAATGTCTTTCTTGAGGAACAAGTTTTTTTCTCCAATCCTACCCTGGCTGCTGTTGAAGAAGGCTGATTTTGATTGTGGGAAGCTGAAAAGCCCTTAA